The following proteins come from a genomic window of Dysidea avara chromosome 12, odDysAvar1.4, whole genome shotgun sequence:
- the LOC136241632 gene encoding ribonuclease 3-like, protein MNSRLVFQRVLPQASSVRYISKYFRKTKPQVYSEFLESAINPKAKKLDAEERVDPKTGTVTTYSNWSHEVELFAFAHRVGYDPQQLPSLLEAVTAKGYEPIEVTEEVIEHQSQQSNGTLAVLGRSITLMFVREFLYFTYPNLPGESMLQVDLALTGSESLAKVCERLGLADIILTRPLGLDEKRTPLEAQDILSNALLAVVGAVYFDQGAEEARKFVHNFILPQLTLNQVRDIVRLKKPKGTLTTMLKQQSRGPAESRLLRESGRLTHFPTFVVGIFSDQKIIGQGVGTSLDRAEKEAMNAAIVSHIMKETKTPNFPPLAETEKEDESDFIEVTNH, encoded by the coding sequence ATGAATTCTCGTTTGGTTTTTCAACGTGTTCTGCCGCAAGCATCGTCTGTGCGATACATCAGTAAATACTTTCGTAAGACAAAACCTCAAGTGTACAGCGAGTTCCTTGAATCAGCCATCAATCCTAAAGCTAAGAAACTCGACGCAGAAGAACGAGTCGATCCCAAAACGGGTACGGTCACAACCTATTCCAACTGGAGCCATGAAGTAGAGCTGTTTGCTTTTGCTCATCGAGTTGGTTATGACCCACAGCAGCTACCCTCCTTATTAGAGGCGGTGACAGCTAAAGGATATGAACCAATTGAAGTTACCGAGGAAGTTATTGAACATCAGAGCCAGCAATCCAATGGAACACTAGCTGTGTTGGGTAGATCTATCACGTTAATGTTTGTGAGAGAATTTCTTTATTTCACTTATCCCAATCTTCCTGGAGAATCCATGCTGCAGGTAGACCTAGCTCTTACTGGATCAGAAAGTTTAGCAAAAGTTTGTGAACGTTTAGGGTTAGCTGACATCATTCTTACGAGGCCTTTGGGCCTTGATGAGAAACGCACTCCACTGGAGGCACAGGATATTTTATCAAATGCTCTGTTGGCAGTTGTGGGTGCTGTGTACTTTGATCAAGGTGCTGAAGAAGCTAGGAAATTTgtccataattttattttaccaCAGCTCACTCTAAACCAAGTCCGTGACATTGTAAGATTGAAAAAACCTAAAGGAACACTCACAACTATGTTGAAACAACAGAGTCGTGGTCCAGCTGAGTCACGATTGCTGAGAGAAAGTGGTAGATTGACTCATTTTCCAACATTTGTGGTGGGAATATTTTCAGATCAGAAAATAATCGGCCAAGGAGTTGGAACATCATTAGACAGAGCTGAAAAGGAGGCAATGAATGCTGCAATAGTATCACACATCATGAAAGAAACTAAAACCCCAAACTTTCCACCATTGGCTGAAACAGAGAAAGAGGATGAATCAGACTTTATTGAAGTAACTAATCATTAG
- the LOC136241631 gene encoding ribonuclease 3-like — MNSWVRSRLLLKSFDSLLSQTRFARAPSISVRLFSSEQRSKQQSNGGVAKNARRNDARSRELNKQNYDLQMANFAKQIGYKLEELPSLLTAFTTKRFVQMFPSPETNYQCNDRLSTLGRTVMLMYVQDHLYNVYPDLLSDELGDVSSAITNDEVKKNLCKHLDIVNIIRSPYKIYNLSSQAVVDVLSDVVLAIVGALYCDKGAQAARKFVEKFIVPELDQVDMNMLIKLEHPKQMLCYILKEQNKPSPVSQLLQKIDRDKDGTKKRTIFVVGVFSGDELLAEGSSPFLAKAEEIAIKTALTECFDMELKEAPKPSLQDNYQSEDMINFYETDSSFQKDLLAKM, encoded by the coding sequence ATGAATTCGTGGGTTCGCTCACGACTGTTGCTAAAGTCCTTCGACTCTTTACTTTCCCAGACTAGATTTGCAAGAGCACCATCAATTTCTGTCAGGCTGTTTTCATCAGAGCAGAGAAGTAAGCAACAAAGCAATGGTGGGGTAGCAAAAAATGCGAGAAGAAATGATGCTCGGTCTCGTGAATTAAACAAGCAGAATTATGATCTACAAATGGCCAACTTTGCTAAACAGATAGGCTACAAACTAGAAGAACTTCCTTCCTTACTGACCGCATTCACCACTAAGAGATTTGTGCAAATGTTCCCATCCCCGGAAACCAACTACCAATGCAACGACAGGCTGTCAACACTTGGTAGAACAGTAATGCTAATGTATGTtcaagaccacctctataatgtATACCCTGACCTGTTAAGTGATGAGCTAGGAGATGTTAGCTCTGCAATAACTAATGATGAGGTGAAGAAGAATTTGTGCAAGCACTTGGATATTGTAAATATCATTCGTTCTCCTTACAAGATATATAATCTGTCATCACAAGCTGTAGTTGATGTATTATCAGATGTTGTCCTAGCTATTGTTGGTGCCTTGTACTGTGACAAGGGAGCTCAAGCTGCCAGAAAATTCGTTGAAAAGTTTATTGTACCAGAGCTAGATCAAGTTGACATGAATATGTTAATAAAGTTGGAGCACCCAAAGCAGATGTTATGTTACATTTTAAAAGAACAAAACAAGCCATCACCTGTGTCACAACTGCTGCAAAAAATAGATAGAGACAAGGATGGTACAAAGAAACGTACTATTTTTGTGGTAGGAGTTTTCTCAGGGGACGAATTACTGGCTGAAGGGTCTTCCCCTTTCCTTGCCAAGGCTGAGGAGATAGCAATTAAGACTGCACTGACCGAGTGCTTTGATATGGAATTGAAGGAAGCGCCGAAACCATCACTTCAAGACAATTACCAAAGTGAAGACATGATAAACTTCTATGAAACTGATTCTTCATTCCAAAAAGACCTCTTAGCTAAAATGTAA
- the LOC136241634 gene encoding epithelial-stromal interaction protein 1-like — protein sequence MSYTYSRPPGRTRQQRDRRQRHERREGNQQDDMETSASYQPTPTEPTSPSASSSSQTSSQIEAPQLQYHGGYYVKQPNAAKRSSITEKVHQETAEYQAFRSKKKAEQCEALCQASPSKLGGPRLSDSDVASMREKQEKQARLDAKFDSIRKREKREKSIAEKRQRENEAYQEKKQKAREQAVKLEEKKKVHDEVQREEIRNARLRYFADKK from the exons ATGAGTTACACTTATTCTCGACCACCAGGACGAACACGGCAACAAAGAGACCGAAGACAGAGGCATGAACGTAGGGAAGGTAATCAGCAAGATGATATGGAGACTTCAGCTAGTTATCAGCCTACACCAACAGAGCCAACTTCTCCATCTGCTTCGTCATCTTCGCAAACCTCGTCGCAAATTGAAGCCCCACAACTCCAATA TCATGGAGGGTATTATGTAAAACAGCCTAATGCTGCTAAGCGTtcatcaattactgaaa AAGTACACCAAGAAACAGCTGAATATCAAGCTTTCCGGTCAAAAAAGAAAGCAGAACAATGTGAAGCTTTGTGTCAAGCAAGCCCATCAAAGTTGGGTGGACCAAGACTGAGTGATAGTGATGTTGCATCAATGAGGGAGAAGCAAGAAAAGCAGGCGAGATTGGATGCCAAATTTGATAGCATTAGAAAACGC GAGAAGAGAGAGAAATCTATTGCTGAGAAAAGGCAGCGAGAAAATGAAGCCTACCAAGAAAAGAAACAAAAGGCTAGGGAACAG GCTGTAAAGTTGGAAGAAAAGAAGAAAGTGCATGACGAAGTGCAGAGAGAAGAGATAAGAAA TGCAAGACTTCGTTACTTTGCTGACAAGAAGTAA
- the LOC136241633 gene encoding eukaryotic translation initiation factor 4E type 2-like, translating into MASSPENDDAFQDDDQNDVDKQVSIDPIKKMNIMAPQIGDTEHQLQYAYSLWFMERDTLPSQRLSSSSSVYEDNIKLIATFSSVEQFWALYTRCARPGDLAGFSDIHLFKLGIKPMWEDEANQHGGKWMIRLKKGIASRCWENLILAMLGEQFMVGDEICGAVVSVRPNEDIVSLWNRTASDHVVTSRIRDTLTRVLSLPPNTIMEYKMHMNSIRDKTSYRNTDVFVR; encoded by the exons ATGGCATCCTCCCCAGAAAACGATGACGCATTTCAAGACGATGATCAGAATGATGTAGATAAACAAGTATCGATAGACCCTATAAAA AAAATGAATATAATGGCTCCTCAAATTGGAGATACAGAACATCAGTTACAATATGCATACTCCCTGTGGTTCATGGAGAGGGACACGTTACCATCACAACGATTGTCGTCATCCTCTTCAGTATATGAAGATAACATCAAATTAATAGCAACCTTCTCATCA GTTGAACAATTTTGGGCTCTCTACACACGATGTGCTCGACCAGGGGATCTGGCAGGATTCAGTGATATTCACTTGTTCAAACTGGGCATCAAACCGATGTGGGAG GATGAAGCAAATCAACATGGAGGCAAGTGGATGATAAGGTTGAAGAAAGGCATTGCTTCACGTTGTTGGGAAAACTTG ATACTAGCAATGTTGGGAGAACAGTTCATGGTCGGGGATGAGATATGTGGAGCTGTAGTATCTGTCCGTCCTAAT GAGGATATTGTATCCCTGTGGAACAGGACAGCCTCAGATCATGTTGTCACCTCCCGGATAAGGGACACTCTAACAAGAGTCCTCTCCTTACCGCCCAACACCATCATGGAGTATAAGATGCACATGAACAGCATCAG GGATAAAACAAGCTACAGAAACACTGATGTATTTGTGCGATaa
- the LOC136241629 gene encoding putative uncharacterized protein MYH16 produces MAEQTLAESKEINELLTRLIENLTKATDKNEGLLESIESSEVRSSGAETGVLRNLRARLAATHAPNAALRRDLKTFSDIFQQRYTNLDQAAKSVESVSLDLKVKQKALEEELLALQASKESHEQGKTEWKDKLEAARKEILEQDDRLTVLSEQLAGAKTALEKRTNDLASERIAFEEEKLLTKTDTNTIAASEASELQEKLREQILKNVELENALLKAELSLHHTVERVNQLTATNERLQRDLMQSRQTSTRTLKQFERKTVDANKKLAQMNSELVQAHEQTKRFQEVLGMERRKQKSLKNALEKELQQKPFGFGDEISPAARKAYLDTLTDSLTSPHKSHTPVRLEDVLRKNENLLVENANVKAELRKLKIENSELTKKTTQACGNARYMENQALVGLADRAELKRRLEKAENQYRELESSLTKQASDWIAQKHRAAQTEKEVRWSQIQPIPVLGAAERTWSSYTKGKTTNRLLHS; encoded by the exons ATGGCTGAACAAACATTAGCAGAATCAAAAGAAATTAACGAGTTACTTACTCGGCTAATTGAGAACTTAACTAAGGCTACAGATAAAAATGAAGGCCTTCTAGAGTCGATAGAATCATCAGAAGTAAGATCATCTGGTGCAGAAACGGGAGTTTTGCGCAACCTCCGCGCAAGGCTAGCAGCTACCCACGCCCCCAACGCTGCGCTGAGACGAGACTTGAAAACCTTCTCAGATATTTTCCAACAACGTTACACTAACTTGGATCAAGCAGCTAAGAGTGTAGAAAGTGTAAGTCTAGATCTAAAAGTTAAACAAAAGGCACTGGAAGAGGAACTACTTGCTTTACAAGCTTCTAAGGAGTCGCACGAGCAAGGGAAGACGGAATGGAAAGATAAATTAGAAGCTGCAAGGAAAGAAATACTAGAACAAGATGATAGACTCACTGTTCTGTCAGAACAACTTGCTGGAGCTAAAACTGCACTTGAAAAGAGAACAAATGACCTTGCTTCTGAAAGGATTGCGTTTGAGGAGGAAAAGTTACTAACAAAAACTGATACTAACACTATAGCAGCTTCTGAGGCTAGTGAGTTACAGGAGAAACTCCGTGAACAAATTCTGAAGAATGTTGAATTGGAGAATGCTTTGTTGAAGGCAGAGCTAAGCCTTCACCATACAGTGGAGCGAGTCAATCAGCTAACTGCAACCAATGAAAGGTTGCAACGTGATCTGATGCAGTCAAGACAGACGTCAACCCGTACCTTGAAGCAGTTTGAGAGAAAGACAGTCGACG CTAACAAGAAACTAGCACAAATGAACAGTGAGCTTGTCCAAGCTCATGAGCAAACAAAAAGGTTTCAAGAGGTGCTAGGAATGGAACGACGCAAGCAGAAAAGTCTAAAG AATGCATTAGAGAAAGAGCTACAGCAGAAACCGTTTGGATTTGGTGACGAGATATCCCCAGCTGCTCGTAAAGCTTATTTAGACACATTAACTGATAGCTTAACATCACCACACAAATCACACACTCCAGTGAGACTTGAAGACGTTCTGAGAAAGAATGAG AATCTATTGGTGGAGAATGCTAATGTGAAGGCTGAACTGAGGAAGTTGAAAATTGAGAACTCAGAGCTGACGAAGAAAACAACCCAGGCATGTGGAAATGCACGATACATGGAG AACCAAGCACTTGTTGGCCTTGCTGATAGAGCAGAACTAAAGAGGAGATTAGAAAAAGCAGAAAACCAG TATCGTGAACTGGAAAGTTCTCTTACCAAACAAGCCAGTGACTGGATAGCACAAAAGCATCGAGCAGCACAAACAGAAAAAGAAGTCCGTTGGAGTCAG ATTCAACCTATACCAGTACTTGGTGCTGCAGAACGGACCTGGTCCAGCTATACAAAAGGCAAAACTACAAACAGGTTGCTACATTCATGA
- the LOC136241630 gene encoding glycogenin-1-like, producing the protein MSEAFVSLATNDDYAMGAVTLGRSLRDANTTKRLILLVTNGVTPSMRDSLQSIWDELEDIEELDSRDGERLRLLNRPELGVTFTKLHAWRLVRFDKCVFLDADTLVLCNVDELFEREELSAAPDVGWPDCFNSGVFVFKPSLETFDRLLELAINEGSFDGGDQGLLNAYWSDWSTSDIKYHLPFIYNVTPNMYYQYAPAYKKFGKDARIVHFIGPLKPWHHTYLPESDNVIHIPNSAYQHSPEHLLRWWRTYQSTRPPLPDSGDPTGTGRSPSPHSGGTGHTPWHHPGGHRSPSPAHSQRTGSPSRRSASPSHHGRRPVPGYRTTPPVSYNRLTGQPIRNRSPMPSIRRRTPSPVPNVPPARARTPTPENDRQPDTDQRSSSRESSVEPEVRRRQAWQRGDIDYLGSDSYEAFIAPSLMPAPVDRKLAWQRGDIDYLGADNYEAFIERFLHDTMNMHLMDDEFDEEYYDEVESFN; encoded by the exons ATGTCGG AAGCGTTCGTCTCTTTGGCGACGAACGATGATTACGCGATGGGCGCCGTTACATTAGGGAGGTCACTGCGTGATGCAAACACAACGAAGAGACTAATTTTATTGGTTACAAACGGCGTGACACCGTCCATGAG GGATTCGTTGCAGTCAATTTGGGATGAATTAGAAGACATTGAAGAATTAGACAGTAGAGATGGGGAGCGTTTACGTCTTCTCAATCGACCTGAGCTCGGTGTGACCTTTACAAAGTTGCACGCCTGGCGACTGGTTAGATTTGACAAGTGTGTGTTCCTGGATGCTGACACACTTGTATTGTGTAATGTTGATGAACTGTTTGAAAGAGAAGAATTGTCAGCTGCCCCTGATGTCGGCTGGCCAGACTGTTTTAATTCTGGTGTATTTGTTTTTAAACCATCCTTAGAGACATTTGATAGGCTCCTCGAATTAGCAATAAATGAAGGCAGCTTTGATG GCGGTGATCAAGGACTGTTGAATGCATACTGGAGTGACTGGTCTACTAGCGACATAAAATATCACTTACCATTTATCTACAATGTCACACCAAACATGTATTACCAATATGCTCCAGCATACAAAAA GTTTGGTAAAGATGCTCGTATCGTACATTTCATTGGTCCTCTCAAGCCGTGGCACCACACCTACTTACCCGAGTCAGATAATGTCATTCACATTCCAAATTCTGCATACCAGCACTCTCCGGAACATCTACTACGATGGTGGCGTACCTACCAATCCACACGG CCACCACTACCAGATTCCGGTGATCCTACTGGTACAGGACGTAGTCCCTCACCACATAGTGGTGGAACAGGACACACACCATGGCATCATCCTGGAGGTCACAGGTCACCCTCACCAGCACATAGTCAACGTACAGGCTCTCCTAGTCGTCGATCAGCTTCGCCAAGTCATCATGGAAGACGCCCAGTTCCTGGTTATCGTACTACACCACCAGTCTCTTATAACAGGCTAACCGGACAGCCGATACGAAACAGGTCCCCTATGCCTAGCATACGACGAAGAACTCCTAGTCCTGTACCGAACGTTCCACCCGCAAGAGCTAGGACACCCACTCCAGAAAATGACAGACAACCTGATACTGATCAACGGAGTAGCTCCAGAGAATCGAGTGTGGAACCCGAGGTACGTCGGCGGCAGGCTTGGCAACGTGGAGACATTGATTATCTAGGTTCTGATAGCTATGAGGCTTTTATTGCACCATCATTAATGCCAGCTCCAGTGGACCGCAAGCTAGCCTGGCAGCGAGGTGACATAGATTACCTTGGAGCAGACAACTACGAAGCATTTATCGAACGTTTCCTCCACGACACCATGAACATGCACTTAATGGATGATGAATTTGACGAAGAATATTACGATGAGGTTGAATCCTTTAACTAG